The genome window CGGCTGTTGCAGAAGTTGTGATGTCACACATTCCTCAGTTTGGATTTGTTTGCCGCCTGACTTCTACCATTGCTTGATGAACGAGGTCAAAATTGACAAGTACTTAGGATGTTGTATAAACATATAAAGTGCATGTCTTCCACTTTTCAGCATTAGGGTGTTTAAAGAAACCTGTAGAACTCTGGGCTCTCAATTTATTTCAAAATCCTGTTGCAGCTATGGCAGTGCCCACTGCCCATTATTAATTCAAAGGGACCTTGACGACCAGACTTTGTAACATGTAGTGGCCTGGTGTCATACTGAGGTGGCAAACTTACCAATAGGTTGATTCAGTAATGTTTGTCGAATGGTGCTTTAGCTATTTCTGTTAGTTGTTAGATAGGTATGGCCAGAACTATTTGAGGATGGGCTTGCAATCCCAAAGTCACTTGTTCACTTAGATGTTTTGTTTTTCTCCACATCTACTTCTGAGCTTCATAACACATTTCGATGTTTCTCAGATCTTTGAGCGCAACCCGACCACCATCAAGAACTATGGCATCTGGCTGCGCTACCAGAGCAGGACTGGTTACCACAACATGTACAAGGAGTACCGCGACACCACCCTGAACGGCGCAGTGGAGCAGATGTACAACGAGATGGCCTCCCGCCACCGCGTGAGGTCCCCCTGCATACAGATCATCAAGACAGCGACGGTCCACTTCAAGCTGTGCAAGAGGGACAACACCAAGCAGTTCCACAACTCCGAGATCAAGTTCCCGCTTGTGTACCGCAAGGTCAGGCCGCCTACCAGGAAGCTCCGGACCACTTTCAAGGCTTCCAGGCCCAACCTTTTCATGTGAGAGGTATATCGTACCCGTGTTCTGTGTCTTGAGCGCCCGAGAGATAAGGATTCTTCCTGTGCAAGtttttggtgccctgttcattgaGCACTTTGTTTGATTCCAGTTAAGGATTTGAATGATGCTGTGTAAAACAATGACTTGTCTGCAATTAGTTATCAACTACTGCTATTTACCTGCCCTGACTTTTGGTGGTGGCACTGCTGGTTCTCGAGGTGCTTACTCTGTCTAAATTGCAGGATAGTTGTTGGGGGGAAAAAATTTTGTGCTGCGGCCTGCTGATTGCCTGTAGTATTTTCGTCTAAGACACAGGATTGTATGCCGCGGGTTTGGAACCCTTGCTATATCACCCAGAAGAAACAGCAGTAAGGGGCCTTGACAAGAGTTGGCGGGGGGCAAAATTTACTGCTGTGATGGTTTCATGTTGCTTGCACATCGCCAATGCATTCACAGCACATGGACGGGTGGGGAGGACACAGCGCACGCTCGCGGCTGCCTTGCTGGATCTAGATGTCACTAGCTCCCTCCAAGGATCGAGGTGATGGTATCTGTAGCCCTTGCACTACCAGCCCGCTGTTCAAGCTGTCTCGACTGAGATCCTGGGCTGTTCTCAAAGTATTTGCAGCCACGGCTGTTCAGGAGCTCTGTTTTAGCTGTTGCTTGCCACCTTTTGACATTCGTGTCTGCCGAGGAGT of Zea mays cultivar B73 chromosome 8, Zm-B73-REFERENCE-NAM-5.0, whole genome shotgun sequence contains these proteins:
- the LOC100286074 gene encoding 60S ribosomal protein L18a-like, translating into MVAHRFHQYQVVGRALPTPTDEHPKIYRMKLWATNEVRAKSKFWYFLRKLKKVKKSNGQMLAINEIFERNPTTIKNYGIWLRYQSRTGYHNMYKEYRDTTLNGAVEQMYNEMASRHRVRSPCIQIIKTATVHFKLCKRDNTKQFHNSEIKFPLVYRKVRPPTRKLRTTFKASRPNLFM